One Lentisphaerota bacterium DNA window includes the following coding sequences:
- a CDS encoding Hsp20/alpha crystallin family protein, whose protein sequence is MRCFFERFCLACLLLGICRQRRHRSAKEDNMTHYATLNPWRLMDDFLGFDWPLGGAVGSLAGMGYRYPRVNVWEGPKGWVFAAEIPGVDPAKLDVHVDGRELSIKGNRERADGGALAFERRFELPQEVASDDIKANFSNGVLTVALPRHRASEPRRLTIEVA, encoded by the coding sequence ATGCGGTGTTTCTTTGAACGTTTTTGCTTGGCATGCCTGTTGCTAGGTATTTGTCGACAACGCCGACACAGGTCGGCAAAGGAGGATAACATGACACACTATGCAACTCTCAATCCTTGGCGTTTAATGGACGATTTCCTGGGCTTTGACTGGCCCTTGGGAGGGGCCGTCGGCTCGCTGGCCGGGATGGGCTACAGGTATCCCCGTGTCAACGTCTGGGAAGGACCAAAAGGCTGGGTTTTTGCGGCTGAGATCCCGGGTGTGGATCCCGCCAAGCTCGATGTCCATGTCGATGGCCGCGAGCTTTCTATCAAGGGCAACCGCGAGCGGGCCGATGGCGGAGCGCTGGCGTTTGAGCGCCGGTTTGAACTGCCGCAGGAGGTTGCGTCCGACGACATCAAGGCGAATTTCAGCAACGGCGTGCTGACCGTCGCCCTGCCGCGGCATCGGGCGTCCGAGCCGCGCAGGCTGACGATCGAAGTGGCGTAA